The following is a genomic window from Lagenorhynchus albirostris chromosome 2, mLagAlb1.1, whole genome shotgun sequence.
GGAATAGAGGGTAAACTAGAGGATGAAGATAGTGGGTGTGTCCACCAGgaggaaaaaacaagagaaacacCCTGCTGCTGAACTCTTACTGCATGTCAGGTCCTATGCCAGGCCACCAACTAACATTGTCTCATCGATTTGTACTGAAATCCTGTAACTTGAGTGTGCTCCATTATCTTCATGttatggggaaaatgaggccTTTGCCTAAAGTCCTCCCACCCTTATATCCTATTCCTCCCCCGAGGCAATAACAccagttttttattttgtaacgAGGAGTCTTCATTTTGGTGCCTTTGGTTTAGGGcgactgtgatggttaattttgagTCACCTTGGTGAAGGAATGCCCAGATATCTGGTAAAACAAtaattctgggtgtgtctgggagggtgtttctggaagagattagcattttaATCCATAGACTGAGGGAAGAGATCAGCCTTCACCAATGTAGGTGGGCATAATCCTATACTTTGGGGGCCTGAATGGAACAAGAAATCCAATTCtcaccttctctctcttcttgcccATGAACATTGAAGCTTGTGGCTCTAGAGCCTTCATACTCTGAACTTACACCAGGGGTcctctggttctcaggccttcagccTCAGACTTGGAATAACACTGTCAGTTCCACCATTTTTCAGCCTTAAACTTTGGTCTGAGTTATACCATCAGCTTTGCTGTTTGTCTAGCTTACAGAcagcagactgtgggacttctcagcctctggaACTACGTAAGCCCATTCCCATAATAACTCCCTTTAATACATAACTATATATACAGCTGACACTggaaacatgggtttgaactgcttgggtccacttacatgaagatatttttcaatagtaaatatagCACTAAACCATCtgaagttggttgaatccaaggacaTGAAACTGATGGTGGAGACAGCAGACTATGAGTTGTATGAGGTACATAACAGGTATTTGATATATATCTTGATATGCTGATGTCAAAACATTCTATGCCAGTTTTCCATAACAGGGAGAGTCAGGAGGTATTAAGGGAATATAGTCAATCTCTAACTGACATGAACTAGTCCCCCCagatggtataatttttttttttagaagatgttgggggtaggagtttattaattcatttatttatttttgctgtgttgggtcttcgtttctgtgcgagggttttctctagttgtggcaagcaggggccactcttcatcgcggtgtgcgggcctctcattatcgtggcctctcttgctgcggagcacaggctccagacgcgcaggctcagtagttgtggctcacgggcctagttgctccgcattagcaggtagattctcaaccactgcgccaccagggaagcccaaatggtataatttttaacacactataaaaatactaaaaacatgTTACATGCCTACatggttttaaatttttgctaAAAGGAATTTGGATGTCTATACTGACCACAACTAGATTAATTCAAGAAGGACCACTACCCACCCATGACAGGCATGGGTTGGTGAGGACCAGAGGCTCAGCTTAGCTGTATAGATACACCTTCCAGAACCATGGGCATTGCCTTGCGTAGTGAAGCTTTTTCCCAGCACACACAAAGACCAGAAACTGAGACTAAAGAACCCACCAGGAGAACCGTGAGGACTGCTCATGTCCAGGATCACGGCCTGAGCCAGAAGTGAGGACCCTGCCAAGAACTCTTCACGCTATTGGCTCATTGGCCACTTAGTATGTTCCCCTTGTTGTGTTTATTAACCCACTGAACAGCCACAGAAATAAGCAATGCAGTAAGAGATGCCCCAGATAGAATAAAGAATTTGCAGGAAGGGTAAGGTTTCAGATTATAGACAactcagtgcctttttttttttttaaccagtaacTGAAGATGACTGAGGTATAAACTGCAAAAACAGAATAATACATCATGGGGAGCAGCAGTCGGTTTACACTGGGGGTCTCTTTATTTCTGACCATTTATTTACAGCCATCCACCCAGGGATAACTCCAACATGTGTATCTCAAGCCTGAACTTCCTTCCAGAAATTTAGATCAATATTTCAGACTCTATAAACACATATTCCTGAATGTCCCATCAACTACCTGAGTCAAGATTTCCCCCTGCAATCCTGCACCCTTGCTGGATcacctttcctttccccattcaCATTGATCAGATGTTGGAAACCATGGGTCAGTTTTCCCTTCAGGATGCAGCTTTGCCTAGATTTCACAGTCCAGGTGCTCAGAAGAAAGTTTTTGATAGAGAACTAGGCAGAATACCAACTAGGCAGGGGTATTGTAGCTGTATACAACAGGCTCGGGATGATAGAATGTGTTTTCTCCACAGGGGCTAAAGTTGGCTAAAGTTGGTCAGAGTGACGCCACTCAGATCCAGGCCTTTTAGCTGACTGATGCTCGGGCACTGGGACAGATGGAGCAAGTCTGAATCTGTAAACAGGCAGTTGGTTATTGAGAGGTTGTCCAAGGGGGTCTTCAGGCAGCTGGAGAGAAACCAATGAATTAGGTCTTGAAAACTGGAGTGACAGGTGAACTCCAGGTGAGAGAAAAGCCCAAGGTCAAGGTTGTTCTGACCATCAGATAAAGGTCAATACCCAGAATACCCAATCTTATTTTAGCCTGAGTCCTTTCATCTTCCTTGTGTGACTGGGTCAAGTTCACAGGATCTTGAAagctctctttcctcatctgtcaagcaGAATAAAATTTACTCTACTTCCTTATAAGGATGAATGAAGATTATGGCATGGACTAAAACATGCTCAGAGGAGAGTCTTACACAGAGTTTCAATCAAGTGGCACCACTGAATTTTAATATTGGGAGACacgaaaaaaaatgctttcaactCAGGTTCCTTCAGTCCATGCTTGGGCCCCTAGCACCTATATCTCAGGCCAAGTGACAGTCCTGGGTGATAAGCATAGAAAACCAACCTGTACAAGTTCCCAAATCATCAACTGTGATTTTCCAGTCTACAGGGGCTCACTTACACCCCTGCATCACCTGCAAATCACctacccccccctttttttttttgcggtacgcggacctctcactgttgtggcctctcgtgttgcggagcacaggctccggacgggcaggctcagcggccatggctcacaggcccagccgctccgcagtatgtgggatcttcccggaccggggcacgaacccgtgtcccctgcatcggcaggtggactctcaaccactgcgccaccagggaagcccatctacACCCTTTTATAATCCTTTTGGCTCTAGCTCCTTAACCATCCTCTCCAGAATCATGCATTTCCCATATGTTAATTACCTTATCTGGAGCACAACACAACTTTTGCTGAAATGAATTTGAGACAGGCTCACTGTGGTCACTAAACGGGTGAGCACAgagcttctctttaaaaatgttcagGTCAGCTTACATATTTTACTAGGTCATCTGATTAAAGACAGATATCTCTTCTTAAGGCAGAAATCACAAAATCTCCATTGATAGATCTGAATGGTCTAATCTGTACCATGGTGTCCTTTTCCAGAGCCTCTCTGCCAGTTTAGCCCTCTACCTTGATTTGTGTGGTTATGTTATACCACACTTCAAGATAGagcagctggggcttccctggtggcgcagtggttgagagtccacctgccgatgcaggggaagtgggttcgtgccctggtccgggaagatcccacatgccgcggagcggctgcacccgtgagccatggccgctgagcctgcgcgtccggagcctgtgctccacaacgggagaggccacaacagtgagaggcccgcataccgcaaaaaaaaaaaaaaagatagagcaGCAAAGGAGACAATGCATTCACATTCTATTGTGTTTATTGTTATTCAGCCAGTGTGGCCACACTTACCTGAGCATTTGGTCCAGACAGTCTTCAAGGAAGGAGGGAGATTCCATACGGAGATCCCGGAGGTGGTACAGCCTGAGGAACTGAGAGGTAAATTGGAAaacatgctgctgctgctgctcctcaAAGGCAGACAAGTAGACATGGGAGAAAAGGAGTCTCTGCACGTTACTCATCTGGCCCAGGAGAGGAGCAAACACGGCCAGGGTGGACAGATGCCAGGTGCTATTCATTTGCACCTCCTGGATACAGTCCAGCTGCACCCTACTCAGGACTTCCTTGATGTTTTCTGTGGGCATTGTAATGATCCTCAGCTTCTTACAGCACAGGTGTATGGAACCTTTTCTCTGCTCCACCCACCGGAGAAGGTAGATGAGGAATTCATCCAGGTTACTTTCCTTGAGGTGAAGTTCTACAAACACCTCCAACAGAGCTAACGGCTGCTTTGTTCTTGACCTGTCCTCAGCCAATTGTGCTATCAGTGAGTTTGAGTGCACATGGTAACTGGCTCCAGACCACATGCCCCAGAAATACTGCCCAGTGTGCCTTAAATCCAGCACCCGCAGCCTGCACCTCCTGTGGGGAAACAGCAGATTGGCAGCGATGGTTTAAGAGCCACACATAATGAAACCACAGTCTCAGCATTTAGGCAGCACTCGTTTCCCACCTGAGCTTTTACTTCTCATCCCTGACATCACCTGCTGCCTtgccctcttcttccctctccgcCTCACCTTCCTCCATCTTGTTTCCCCTTCCATCCTTCCTGGTTCTCCACTTCTAGTACCTTAAGCATCACTAGAAAGATGTGGGGTCATGTTCCTTCAGGTGCCCTTTCATCTTAGGTACTCCTACATTTCTGGAACTCAGCAATGGCCAAGGCCTCTGAGCCTCTTCATTTGGCATCATCAGAAGCCTCTAGTCCATCAACCGGCCATCCACTCTTATGACACCAGCTGCCTCTCAAGGATGTCTAGGACTCTACCAGGATACCTGGATCAGACTCACCTGGGGAGATCCTGCTGGGCAACTAGGACATCAATACCGTCCAACACTGCTTGTAAGGTCCCCCGGTGAGGCGTCTGCATCAGACCCCCCAGAGGCAGGCGGACAAAGGTCCAGGCTTGCACCATGGCCTTCAGGGCCTCACTGTGTCTCCCATAGAAGGCCAAAATGAACAGTGGTGGGAAGAGCTCGGTGGGCAGATACTCCACAATGGAGATGACCGAGGTCTCATCCCTCAGCAGACCCGTTGCTGCTAGGTCCAGGAGTCTGGGTGGGTTCCAGACACTCATGCTGACTCTGCTCCAGAAGGAATCCTGTGAATATTTGCAGGGAGTAAGTCATCCTTCTCAAGCCAAGCATGAGCAGACCTTCACGTGTCTCCTTACCCTTCAGAGGAACCAATTCAGGGCCAAAGTCACTGCTCCAGCAGCAGTGGAAGAGCCTCTGTTTATCCGAATTCCACCCTGGGCTCTGTTGACACAAAGTCATAGCTCTGCCCCTTCTGGCACCATAAGAAGAGTCTCACAAGTACCATGGAGATGGAAATATCAACCAGTAGCCTATCCATTTCCAtccatttctttgcttatttatGTCTTGCTGGGAGGTGGGAATCATGAGCCTGAAAGCTGACCCTAATCTTTTTTGGGGGCAAACTCTCAGACCATCACTTAATGTCCTAAGACTATGGGAATAGGAGAGCTCTGTGGACCAACACAGCCTCCATCTTCAGTTCCCACAGTTAACCTGGTTGGGAAAGATTAAGGAGATACCCTTAATATGAGTGTCATTTGTGCACAAacgaaatattttaaatgtcaagaaataaaattccaaatagATAGATgtttttcattgaaaaataaatcttgttggttaagatattttaaaatgatatacatCAAAGTGCAGATCAAAATGTTTGGTATTAAGGCAAAGCTACACTTAGaggcaaaacaaaaacctttaatccattcattgaaaaggaagaaaaaggaaaatctccCTGCCATCCTTAGCTGCATGTCATCATTCAAGACCAGATTACCATAGATGAGATTTGGGTGTCCTTAACTGAGATTGTTAACTTACCAGCTCTGATGTGATTGGCAGGGTATTCAGACCTCAGTTCTGTTGGAGAGCCCAGGCAGTGACACCAGAGCAAGAAAATTCTGCATCTCTTCTTTGGTACCTGAGGCTTTTGTAGAACTTTCTAATCACATCATCCCCCTTTTCAACTACTATCTTCCAATCAGAAAGTTATACATAATTAGATTCTAGACTGTCCATCAGGTTAATCCTGATTGGATCTTTGTCTTTCTTCAGATGAGTTGACTGAATCAGATATTcattcaagaaagagaaagaatggggggtgggggcggcaaGAGAGTCAAGGAATCATTCCTGATTCACTCCACAAACACTGAGTTTTACTAATATGGACAGTTGTAGCTCTGGGTGTGAGACAGGAAGGGTTTAATCTCTTCctgaatgagaataataataccaAAAGCATTATTGTTGGGGGATCTTCAGCCAGATCAAAGTAATCAAAATGtcccagaatttttaaaactttctaaaaaCAGTGGTTTCTTTCCCCGCAAAGCCCCAATATAAAGAAGTCctaaggaggagatatggggatatatgtatatgtatagctgattcactttgttataaagcagaaactaacacacaattttaaagcaattatactccaataaaaatgttaaaaaaaaaagtccttgtgTCAACTTGCCATTTAAGTGTTATGTGGATAACGTACCAGATCATGAAATGATTCAAGGAGCAAGAGAAATGCAACTGGGGATGTGTTGGTCCTCCAGGCTTAAGTCATGGCTTCTCTGATGGTGGTCAGGTAATAATCACAATGAGAAGTAAGGGTGGGGGCTGAGGAGTATGCAGCTGAGTATACATTAAGTGACCCTGTGAATGACCCAAACAGtgtaaaatatgtttcttttcttccctattcGGCAGGCTtgagattaaaattttttctctggaTGGAGTCTAGAAATTTATAGGGAGTAACTAAGAGAAGACAATGTTATCTTTGAGCTCCTTACTTCCCGGAAAGATGGGCTCAGCTCAGCAAATTGGCTTAAAAACACTAAATCTGAGAATGTGAGTGGAGAGTGAGGCACCCAGCCCTGGGAATTTGGACATTTCCAAGTCTAAGAGCCACTGAGGGTGGCGCTGTGGGCTCTTTGGGAACTTGGAGCCAGGGAAAAAGTAAACATGGGTCAGTTGCAAATAACCCTGTCCTCATCATGGCAGCAGCTACCAGGAAGTATTTTCTTCTAGGTTCTTCCCAAAGAGGATGATTCCCAGATGGCAGTTAGCCCCAGCCATTTTCCAGGGACTTTGGGAACCAAACCATAATCCCATTGGCCCCTTTCCAAGTATattttgaggaatttttttttttttttttttttttgtggtacgcgggcctctcactgctgtggcctctcccgccgtagagcacaggctccggatgcgcaggctcagcggccatggctcacggtcccagccgctccgcggcatgtgggatcttcccggaccggggcacgaacccgtgtcccctgcatcggcaggcggactctcaaccactgcgccaccagggaagccccaagtataTTTTGATAATTCCTGTTTCCTCCAGCTTAGCTAAGTTCAACACAGGTTCTGACTGAGGCAATGCCATTAAGCACAGAAATaagattctgtttttctcctcatATTTAGCACTGTTCACAAATTTCAACCCATTTCCCTCACAGAATTCAGAAGCTATATTTGGTGTTTAAGTGTCTGTCACTTTCAGGGATGACTCCCACACTGGGCTGCATCACAGggagattcttttaaaatttcaagacaCAAAGCAAGTGAGAACCTTCCTCAACCC
Proteins encoded in this region:
- the LOC132515613 gene encoding LOW QUALITY PROTEIN: PRAME family member 27-like (The sequence of the model RefSeq protein was modified relative to this genomic sequence to represent the inferred CDS: substituted 1 base at 1 genomic stop codon), which gives rise to MSVWNPPRLLDLAATGLLRDETSVISIVEYLPTELFPPLFILAFYGRHSEALKAMVQAWTFVRLPLGGLMQTPHRGTLQAVLDGIDVLVAQQDLPRRCRLRVLDLRHTGQYFWGMWSGASYHVHSNSLIAQLAEDRSRTKQPLALLEVFVELHLKESNLDEFLIYLLRWVEQRKGSIHLCCKKLRIITMPTENIKEVLSRVQLDCIQEVQMNSTWHLSTLAVFAPLLGQMSNVQRLLFSHVYLSAFEEQQQQHVFQFTSQFLRLYHLRDLRMESPSFLEDCLDQMLSCLKTPLDNLSITNCLFTDSDLLHLSQCPSISQLKGLDLSGVTLTNFSQLXPLLSGFLPVLKLAKLFTTSGFAQCTHGSNTIPSTGMYT